The genomic window CCCCCGCCTGGACGACCTGATTCGCGCGGTGACCagggcgagcgcctcgcagTGCTCCTGCGCCTGGGCGACGTTCTCGTGCGTGGTTAACctcagcgcccgcgccgcgcgcgtcgacgacgacaccgacgcCCCATCGCACGAGCTTGGTGACGCGTTGCtgtcgtcccccgccgcggggcatCTGCTGAGGGGCCTTCGCAACGCGGTGTGTGACAGGTGGCCGATCATGTCCCTCGAGGAGATGCCCGACGTGAGGtgcctcccgccgccggattcgccggagagggcggcgcggcgacgcgagaggGAGGAGCGCAGGAAGAGACGCGAGGAGAAGCGGAACAAgcggccccggcgcgacACGTGGAAGGAGAAGACGCcgaaggagaaggccaaggaacggaggagggaggcgaggcgtAGGGAaaaggaggcgcgcggggtaaaatcgtccgaggcggcggcggagcctGAGgccggggtcgacgccgctccGGCCGGGGCACCCGGCTCGTCGACCCCGTCCGAGCACGTGCGCCCCGAAGAAGAGCCCACACGTCCCCCTACGGTTCCCGAGCGTCTCGAGGCGACGGATGGCGAGTCGGAGGATGAAAcagacgaggacgcggaggacccCAACGTGTTGCACCCCAACGACCCTATGGCCAACCCGGCCAaccggctcctcctccgaaccaccgcggcggcggcgctctgTTCCCTCGCTCGCGTGCAGCGCAGGTGGGACGAAGAGGACCTACGCGACAGTGGGGGTTTGTACTCTtacgacgcgtcgccggcggatgcgattgacgtcgatcgcgacgacTTTTTCGATCCCGTCACGGGTCGCCGGCCGTGGGTCGCTCCGGATATCGTGTCGCGCAGACTCGCGGATCGGATCATGGGAGACACTGGAAGAATCGCGAAGACGATCAAGGAAGCGCGCAAACTCGCGGATCGGATCATCGGAGACACTGGAGGATTCGCGAAGACGATCGAGGAAGCGCAGGATAGCTACGATCGCGTGATAGCGTCCTTCGAGGAGGCGCACGAGGCGTGgtacgctcgccgcggcggcgcggcggcgggtcgtccACGCGAGAACGATCGCCCGGTTCCGACGATTGACGgactggacgacgacgacgacgcggtttGGCGAGACCACGCGCTGACGGCACGGTGGTGGCGGCTCCGTCTCAGGCGCGAGTGGGCCGAGGCGAACGATCGCGAGGCTGTGGagaggcgcgacgccccggagACCACCGCGATGGTCGACTCGGACGATGAGGATAAAAAGTCGGATAATTCGTCGGATAAAAAGTCGGTCAATCCGTCGGACTCCGATTCGGATTCCGACAAAGACGACCCGGAGCCCTTCGAGccggacccggacgcggtAAAGGCGGCTTCGTGGCCGGATCGGCGCGACTGTCCCAAGGGCCCGttacccggcggcgtcgacccggaGGGCATACTCGCGACGGTCCCGCTGCTGGACGATATACTCGCGGCTCTCTCCAAGGCGGACACCGAGGACGTGGgcgtggcggtggaggcggtggagacTTTGGCGGCTCACGAGGACGCGAGGTGCCTGCTGAttccctccgcgcccgccgtgaTACCGAAGCTGATCCGTCACATCGCGAGTACCGCCCGGcagatggaggaggcgcgggccaacggcggcgtggtcAAGCAGCCAACCGAGAAGGAAAAGAAGAAGGaaaagaagaaggagaagaagaaggaggacggcgaAGAAGGGGTGAGGGAGGGCGGATTTTGGATCCCCGACGACGAAACGAAGAGGTCCAAGAAGAGATCCAAGAAGAAGAGGTccaagaagaagaggaagagAGGGAAGCCCCCGACCAACGTGGCGAACCTCTGCGCTCGCAACGCGCTGCTGGTCCACACCCTCTACTccgtcgcgaaggaggctgagAACTTTGAGGAAGGCTCCGCGTGGCACCTGCTGCTCGAGAGCACTGACGAGCTCCTCCCCTCGTTCCTCACGCTGCTTCGACCGGTGCCCGTCAACGACGCCACCCCATGGCTCAACGACATGGCCCCGCTGGATGAAACCGCCGGCGGACCCTCGCAACAGTCCTCGCACACACAGCGGCGTCCCTCCTCGAGGTCAccgagcgcggacggcgacgtcaaTACGCCCTCGCCGCACGTCAACGCGCACAAACCCGAACAACATCCGAACGGACACAGtctctccgcgacgcgcgagatgATCGGGGAGCTCGGCCGTAACGCCctcatcgtcctcgcggagatggcggacCCGGCCAACTCGCGATTCGACTCGGAAAAGGGCATGCGCTGGGCCAAGCACGTCATCGCGCACCGGCGCGACCTGATCATGGTGCTCCTGGACATCATGGCGATCACGCGAgcgaacgacgcggtggaaGCGGAGCGCgtgaagctcgcggaggagcgggcCGAATCTCGcccctcgtccgcggggggAACCGGCACCGGCAACGGTactctcggcgtcgtcgcggctgtGCACGGCGAGAACCACGGCGCACAAGAGAACAGTCGCGGGGGGtccgtccacggcgccggcgcgaaggACGGGCTCGTGGGCatccccgaggacgaggagtcCACCTACGCCGAACCGCCGCCTGCGTACGCaaccctcgcggacgtctcCGAGGTTGCGGACCTCGCCTCAAATGATCAGGCGCGCCCTACTAACCACGGGGGGTttaccctcgccgccgccgctcccgaggGTACGTCGCAACCCGCCGTGTTCGCGTACCCCGAGCGCCCGAGCTCCGTGGCGTCCGGCCCTCCGTCGCTCGTCGAGAGCATGGGGGACGACTACGACTTTGACGAGgagaggcgcgagcgggaggagatcatcggcgacgggggacccggcggaggcTCGGTAGGTGGTCaaagcggcgacggggcgtccGACCggggtgacgacgccgcgaataACGACGTCGCGAATAACGGAAGCcgagtcggcggcgtcgatcaGACGCACTCGGGGGAGCAGTTTGCGCTCACGCCCGACTGCGcgcacatcgccgccgccgcggtgtttGGGATCATCTCGTGGGATCCGTGCATGGACAAGCTGCTGAGCGTGCTGGAGGGCGGGGACactcggcgcgacggcgtggcggtGCTCGTATcccgggtcgtcgcgctcctcgccgacgctctACCTCGGAGGAGGCAGAAGagggagaagaaggagatggatggggatggggaggatggggaggatggggaggatggggaggatggggaggatGGTGAGGAGGAGCCGGTAGAGCCGTTCAAGCACGGCCCGGGCGGTGTCGAGGCTGTCGGTCTCATCGCGCGTCTCacctcctccgacgccggtcgaagggcgctcctcgcgcacgcTCCCGGCGTGGTGGGATACCTCCTCCCGTGCCTCCGAGCCGAGCTCGGTcagacggcggcgttcgcggtgcGAGCGCtgtgcggcgtcgcgcgatccAGGCACGGCATGCAGCTGCTGCTCAGGTACGAACGCGCGGACCGTCTGATGGCTAACCTGTCGAAGATGCTCCCGGATgcgccgggcgtcgccgagtttttcatcgacgaggacgacttaCCCAAACCTGGACACtacccgacgccgccgcggcacaCGCACGGCCAGGTTCTGAGCGAGGTGGTCATCGCGATCGCCACGCTGAGCCAGGAGAAGgcgtggcggtggaggctGCTCGATATCACCTCGGACGTTCCGCGGTCCGTGCCCGAATTCCTCGAGGATCCCTCCGCGTCATCCGCGGATGGCGGTCTCGAGGAAACCCACCTGAAGATACCCGGGCGGGAGTTCTCCACCGTCAGActcgtcgccagcctcgtcgcgctcctccggaGCCCTCACCACGAGGTCGTCTTTAACACCCTCTACTGCATCAACTGCCTGATGGGCGAACCTCCCCAGTCGTGGGGGAGGGGAAGGGACCCGAACAGGGAGGAGgaccacgcggcgaggcgcgcgctcgtcgccgccgcggcggcgggtcgccgcatcgccgcggtcggtcgtaggaggaggagcgcacgtgacggcggcgacggcggcgaaagCGAGGAGACGGCCGgtgggtcgccgccgcactcgctgacgggggcgctcgcgcacgtgCTCAACAGCAAgaaaccgccgcgagcgcccccgaAGGTTGTCCAATCGCGGGTTTCCGATTTCAACGTCGAGGATTTGAACGATGATTTGAACGTCGAGGATTTGAACGAAgaacccgcccccgacgagggtgacgagGGTGACGAGGGTCCCGCCCAGGGTGACGAGGGTCCCGCCCCCGACTGCCGCCTCAACGCgaccctcgtcgtcgccaacatcgccggcgacgtcgagggccgGCGGATGATCCTCGGCtcgacggacgacggcgcgagcgcggcgctggtgGCGGGTTTGGCCGAGATGCTCGTGGGGAGAGACGCGGATCGCGCCATGCTCGCGGCGTACTCGAtgggcgagctcgcgcgcccgctgcggttggacgacgacgacccgggaATGTATCCACGGGAGATGGGCGACGATGCATCGCGCCCGGTTTCCCTGGACGAAGAATTCACCACGGATTTATCCGCAAaagcggcggtgcgcgcggcgagagccgaCGACGGTttcctcggcgcgcagctGGGCGGGGTGGACAGGGCGTTCGACCAGATGCCGAATCACCCGCTGAGGGACCAGGTCCGGGAGATGCTGAgaacgtcggcggcgaacgcgcggtccgccgcggtggacgtcctgggcggcgcggatatAAAGCGGTGGGTCCAAACCGGCtacgcccgcgtcgaggatgaaCCACCGTTGGATCATCAAACGGGGGGCGACCAGTCACCGGCATCAAAACGACGCGCGAAACGCGCCAGGGACcacgcgatcggcgcggtcCTTCGCGACCTGGACCTGAACGTCAAGCGGCAGTGGCTGCTGGAGATGCTCCGCTGGGAGCTCGGGCAGGTCAACGCCGGGGTGCCGGTGCCGGGGCTGACGGGCGTCACGCTCACgtgcgaacgcgcggcgcccctcgaGGATCTGTGCCATCACTGCTGCGTGTCCAACGCGCACGTTCCGGGCGGGGTTCCGTCGTCCACGCAGCCCGGCACGTTCCTCATGCCCCCGAGAGGCGGGGTTCTCGTCAAGTTCAAGGGCGaacggggcgcgggcgcggcggttcggAGGGAGTGGAtgtcgctcgtcgccgcggcggctggggaCAGAAGCAACCTGCTCTTCGCGTCCAACGACGGCGGGGTCACCCTCCACCCGAACGCCATGTCCGGCGAGGTCACCCCCGAGCACCTGGAGTacttcgcgtcgctcgggcgcctcgcggcggtggcgctttACCACGGCGAGACGCTGCCGCTGCGGTTGACGAGCGCGTTTTGCAAGCGGCTGCTGGGGCACGAGATGGCGCTGAGCGATCTCGAATCCGTGGATCCCGCGCTGTATCGCAACCAGGTTGTGTACGTGCGTGAAcacggcgtcgggggttTGGACCTGACCTGGTCCGATACGATGGACCCCACGGGCGTGTTCCACCCCGGTGAGACGCGCAGGCTGCGTAAACCGAGCGATTGgctggacgtggacgcgggcaccgcgcggcACGTCGAGGATGCAAACGGAGCGGCGTCCGAAGGAGGAGAgtcggaggcgtcggaggTCACGGAGGCGGAAGTTGGCGCGTACCTCCGGGCGCTGGTGCATCACAgggtgctcggcgcggtccGGGATCAGAccagcgcgttcgccgcggggttcggcgcggtcgtcccgCCGCAGCTCAGGGCTCGCATGCGCGGCATACTCGACGGCTCGGACCTCAGCCTCCTCatcgcgggagccgcgacAATCGACTTGGACGATTGGCGCCAACACGCGGCGTACCAGGACGCGCGATTAGCCTTTGCCTTCTCAACCGAGTGCTTCTGGCGCGCCATGGAGGAGTTCACGAGGGAGGAACGGATCAAGGTGCTCCAGTTCGCGACCGGTCTgacgtcgccccccgcgggtgGCTTCCGCAACCTGGTGGGGTACCTCGGAGACGCGGTGCCGTTTACGCTGggagagctcgccgcgccgggtcgggacgaggacggggcgcTGCCCATGGCTCACGCGTGCTTCAACGTGCTCAGGCTACCGAGGCTCGTCGAGGGGGCGTTCGGGACTGGGATCGAGGGGGGCGCGAAGGAGATGGCGAGGAGGTTGAggatcgccgtcggcgtcggcgtccaggGCTTCGACGACTTCTGAATTTTTTACAAATCACGGATCTGTTGTGACCAAACCCGGGTCTACTAAGTTACCGGTTATGTTCTACGTCTACGTCTGCGCGTCTctgcgttcgcgtcgcgatggGTGCGCGTGTGTATCGTCGCATGGCGCGTCCCGTGGGACTTTCGCGCCGGCGATTCATGTTTGCGTTACCCGCAGTCACCCGGAGTTCACCCGGAGTGAATGACACCAGTGGCCATCCCCACGGCGAGGCCCCCGAAGGGcacgacgaagacggcgaggccgaggatgAACCATATGTCCACGCCTCCGAACGCGGACTTTTCGTATTTCGCCCGCTGCGCCTCGTTGTacttcttcgcctcctccactCAGCACTCCCTGctctccttgagcgcgtccgcgaggtgaCTCGGACGGTTTTTCATCTTGGAGATACGGGACGATGGTAGGGTGACGGGCGAGCCTCGGGCACGTCCCGCGATCGTgcgggcggcgaacgagccTCGAGGTCGCGCCTCGAGCCGTCCGCGCACCGGGACACCCGAGACTCTCGCGGGCAGCACGGCGGCCACCATGGATACGCGCGTGCGTGCCGATATTGAAAAGATACTCTGGCTGGACAGGCTGGCGTTCAGTTCCAAAAAAGTTCTCGGTTAAAAAAGCAGCCCCGTCGGGGGAGCCGCCGCTAGCTATCATCTCTACTGCGATTCACCGCTGGTGCGCCGTCAGACGCACAGGCGGTAGGTAACGTACCGTCCCGCCGTCTCCGACGGCCTGATGATCCTCACCACCTGCCCCCGCCGCATGCCAAAGTACCTCGCAACCGGGTCGTGCATCTGGATCCGCGG from Micromonas commoda chromosome 11, complete sequence includes these protein-coding regions:
- a CDS encoding predicted protein, with translation MPPRGGVLVKFKGERGAGAAVRREWMSLVAAAAGDRSNLLFASNDGGVTLHPNAMSGEVTPEHLEYFASLGRLAAVALYHGETLPLRLTSAFCKRLLGHEMALSDLESVDPALYRNQVVYVREHGVGGLDLTWSDTMDPTGVFHPGETRRLRKPSDWLDVDAGTARHVEDANGAASEGGESEASEVTEAEVGAYLRALVHHRVLGAVRDQTSAFAAGFGAVVPPQLRARMRGILDGSDLSLLIAGAATIDLDDWRQHAAYQDARLAFAFSTECFWRAMEEFTREERIKVLQFATGLTSPPAGGFRNLVGYLGDAVPFTLGELAAPGRDEDGALPMAHACFNVLRLPRLVEGAFGTGIEGGAKEMARRLRIAVGVGVQGFDDF
- a CDS encoding predicted protein, giving the protein MQLTVVIEVLGQPAKARKKDKDDGEKKEKVDKKEKVEMKEDGEMREEVEKKEESTEGREVDGFWIPDEDEPPASTPAVSPGDEARPGGGWGEWRTVIPKEGECDGAVGAAVGIINALCTHPVLFHVIDGHPRLDDLIRAVTRASASQCSCAWATFSCVVNLSARAARVDDDTDAPSHELGDALLSSPAAGHLLRGLRNAVCDRWPIMSLEEMPDVRCLPPPDSPERAARRREREERRKRREEKRNKRPRRDTWKEKTPKEKAKERRREARRREKEARGVKSSEAAAEPEAGVDAAPAGAPGSSTPSEHVRPEEEPTRPPTVPERLEATDGESEDETDEDAEDPNVLHPNDPMANPANRLLLRTTAAAALCSLARVQRRWDEEDLRDSGGLYSYDASPADAIDVDRDDFFDPVTGRRPWVAPDIVSRRLADRIMGDTGRIAKTIKEARKLADRIIGDTGGFAKTIEEAQDSYDRVIASFEEAHEAWYARRGGAAAGRPRENDRPVPTIDGLDDDDDAVWRDHALTARWWRLRLRREWAEANDREAVERRDAPETTAMVDSDDEDKKSDNSSDKKSVNPSDSDSDSDKDDPEPFEPDPDAVKAASWPDRRDCPKGPLPGGVDPEGILATVPLLDDILAALSKADTEDVGVAVEAVETLAAHEDARCLLIPSAPAVIPKLIRHIASTARQMEEARANGGVVKQPTEKEKKKEKKKEKKKEDGEEGVREGGFWIPDDETKRSKKRSKKKRSKKKRKRGKPPTNVANLCARNALLVHTLYSVAKEAENFEEGSAWHLLLESTDELLPSFLTLLRPVPVNDATPWLNDMAPLDETAGGPSQQSSHTQRRPSSRSPSADGDVNTPSPHVNAHKPEQHPNGHSLSATREMIGELGRNALIVLAEMADPANSRFDSEKGMRWAKHVIAHRRDLIMVLLDIMAITRANDAVEAERVKLAEERAESRPSSAGGTGTGNGTLGVVAAVHGENHGAQENSRGGSVHGAGAKDGLVGIPEDEESTYAEPPPAYATLADVSEVADLASNDQA